The Porites lutea chromosome 4, jaPorLute2.1, whole genome shotgun sequence genome contains a region encoding:
- the LOC140934388 gene encoding uncharacterized protein, giving the protein MKLVTACMIQICPLLFQLFLWNKVLAFSSTLSPTARPSNTPFQTSFTSRYTTPGPTTSCTVPLSGKRGTFDTPAFRPTSVPCSSFNRWLITVPKGHYVEMTLESVDMGLRACFLDTYVIVRDGHSRLSNVLGIYCEQENKPQNISSSGNKMLVDIVRGWRWLQTNPYQEGPGFKARYVGRQLQNGDSPQFLEPMQEVTVTGYVTTLWCQAQGSPAPVITWIKNETVLQNTTSVTYEQQRDAQGVYKCMASNLFGATQQKMLRVYRQACSTKCYCQMLEARPFWMKAECHYQDLTVAPFDIPRAVKYL; this is encoded by the exons ATGAAATTGGTTACTGCTTGCATGATTCAGATTTGTCCCcttctttttcagctttttcTTTGGAACAAAG TTCTAGCCTTTTCTTCTACTTTGTCACCGACTGCAAGGCCTTCCAACACACCTTTTCAAACGTCGTTTACCAGTCGATATACTACGCCGGGGCCTACAACCTCTTGCACCGTGCCTCTCAGTGGAAAACGAGGCACTTTTGATACACCAGCATTTCGACCCACAAGTGTGCCTTGTTCATCATTCAATAGATGGCTTATTACAGTTCCTAAGGGGCACTATGTTGAGATGACTCTAGAAAGTGTAGACATGGGTTTACGAGCATGCTTCCTCGACACATACGTGATAGTACGAGATGGACATTCTAGACTTAGTAACGTACTTGGCATTTATTGCGAACAAGAAAACAAGCCTCAAAACATCAGTTCTAGCGGTAACAAGATGCTTGTGGACATTGTTCGTGGTTGGAGATGGCTTCAAACTAATCCATACCAAGAAGGTCCCGGATTTAAAGCCCGTTATGTTGGAAGACAATTGCAAAATGGAG ATTCTCCTCAATTTTTGGAGCCGATGCAAGAGGTAACAGTGACTGGATACGTGACAACTTTGTGGTGTCAAGCACAGGGTTCCCCTGCCCCTGTTATAACGTGgataaaaaatgaaacagtaCTACAAAATACCACCAGTGTAACGTATGAGCAGCAGCGGGATGCACAAGGAGTTTACAAATGTATGGCGAGTAACTTGTTCGGAGCAACACAGCAGAAAATGCTACGGGTTTACAGACAAG CTTGCTCAACAAAGTGTTATTGCCAAATGCTGGAGGCTCGTCCTTTTTGGATGAAAGCTGAATGTCATTATCAAGACCTAACTGTAGCTCCATTCGACATTCCTCGAGCAGTTAAATACCTGTAA
- the LOC140932898 gene encoding galanin receptor 2b-like, translating into MNNTSAVYSPDQTRCSSSVSETVTVVLSTVSLLALMGNSLVILTFIKSVSLKNSSNYYIVNMAASDLVCVVLNWPLYATEGMLKPGGSLITNSAFATICCKMGIYSRSVSYVVSILSLMLVAVDRFIVTAFPLKALNISQKPRIFFLLISWLLPAIFLIPYLFYTKIVEIENQTFCRNLTSGYLLRIYYAVGFVLFYCAPLISILILYPRIMKHLRISRVKVDNGGGRTALASKRLKQSRNIMKIFGSIVLTFFICWTPYYVYLFLKSFYPSIFLKDKCLFLVGLFYYLFPILSTVTNPFILMLFSTSYREAIKSLCISFCLLPKRPSRRIAPITVSQQARTLRPRTHVSGYR; encoded by the coding sequence ATGAATAATACCAGCGCAGTTTACAGTCCAGACCAAACACGGTGCTCCTCTAGTGTGTCCGAAACAGTAACGGTTGTTCTTTCAACGGTCAGTTTGCTGGCGTTAATGGGGAATTCTCTTGTCATCCTAACATTTATTAAGTCTGTTAGCCTTAAAAACAGCTCTAACTACTACATCGTTAACATGGCGGCTTCTGATCTGGTTTGTGTTGTCCTTAACTGGCCACTCTATGCTACTGAAGGGATGTTAAAACCTGGCGGAAGTCTAATTACAAACTCAGCTTTCGCTACAATTTGCTGCAAAATGGGAATTTATTCACGATCAGTGTCGTATGTGGTTTCCATTCTAAGCTTAATGCTCGTCGCTGTGGACAGATTTATTGTAACCGCGTTTCCACTAAAGGCTTTAAACATATCTCAAAAGCCTCGCATATTCTTTCTGCTTATAAGTTGGTTGTTGCCAGCGATTTTCCTAATACCGTACCTGTTCTATACGAAAATCGTTGAAATAGAGAACCAAACGTTTTGTAGAAACCTGACGAGTGGCTATTTGCTGAGGATATATTACGCCGTGGGTTTTGTCTTATTCTACTGTGCTCCGCTTATTTCAATTCTCATCTTGTATCCTCGTATCATGAAGCACTTACGGATATCTAGAGTTAAGGTTGACAACGGAGGAGGGAGAACTGCTCTTGCGTCAAAAAGACTGAAACAAAGCCGAAACATCATGAAAATCTTTGGATCAATCGTTCTgacattttttatttgctgGACACCATATTATGTTTATTTGTTCCTGAAATCCTTTTATCCTTCGATATTTCTGAAGGATAAATGTCTCTTTcttgttggtttattttattatttatttcctaTTCTTAGTACAGTAACAAACCCCTTCATTCTTATGCTTTTTAGTACAAGCTATCGTGAGGCCATAAAAAGCTTATGTATATCTTTCTGTTTGCTTCCAAAACGCCCTTCTCGGCGTATCGCTCCTATTACAGTTTCACAGCAGGCCCGAACTTTGAGGCCACGaacacacgtatccggatatcgttga